One Cucumis sativus cultivar 9930 chromosome 1, Cucumber_9930_V3, whole genome shotgun sequence DNA segment encodes these proteins:
- the LOC116402410 gene encoding spermidine synthase 1-like: MGVYANELSNEDLLKSIAKALKPGGVLSTPADSIWLNNFAMEDTITLCRNIFKGSVNYAWTSVPSYASGSIGFMLCSTAGPSVDFKRPVNPLDPSNFGVAQGPPKFYNSEIHTAAFSLPAFAKSAMGSKYE, encoded by the exons GGGTTTATGCAAATGAGCTTTCAAATGAAGATTTACTTAAATCAATAGCAAAGGCGTTGAAGCCTGGTGGAGTATTGTCGACTCCGGCTGACAGCATATGGCTGAACAATTTCGCCATGGAAGACACCATAACTCTCTGTCGTAACATCTTCAAAGGCTCTGTAAACTATGCTTGGACCTCTGTCCCTTCATATGCAAG TGGCTCGATTGGCTTCATGCTCTGTTCAACTGCCGGTCCATCAGTCGACTTCAAACGCCCGGTGAATCCGCTGGATCCAAGTAATTTTGGTGTTGCGCAAGGACCCCCCAAGTTCTACAACTCAGAG ATTCATACTGCTGCGTTTAGTCTTCCTGCGTTCGCAAAGTCGGCAATGGGTTCCAAATACGAATGA